ACCTGCGCATTAACGCCCCGGTCCTGTGGGCTGGCCCGCACTGCCACCTGGTGCACTACCCGCTGCGCGGCGGCAAACAGTACAACCTGGTGGTCACCTTCCACAGCCGCGAGCAGGAAGAGTGGGGCGTGCGCGACGGCAGTAAAGAAGAGGTGATGTCCTACTTCCAGGGGATCCACCCGCGCCCGCGCCAGATGCTGGACAAACCCACCAGCTGGCGGCGCTGGTCCACGGCAGATCGTGAACCGGTTGCCAAATGGGGCAATGAGCGCGTAACGCTGATTGGCGATGCGGCACACCCGGTGGCCCAGTATATGGCCCAGGGGGCCTGTATGGCGCTGGAAGATGCCGTCACCATTGGAAAGGCGCTGGAGCAGTGTGATTTTGATGCGGCCCGGGCCTTTGCGCTGTATGAGTCGGTGCGCATTCCGCGCACGGCGCGTATCGTCTGGTCTACCCGGGAGATGGGGCGCATTTACCACGCCGCCGGGGTGGAGCGCCAGGTGCGCAACCTGCTATGGAAAGGGAAAAATCAGCAGGAGTTCTACCGGGCACTTGAATGGCTGTATGGCTGGAAAGAAGAGAATTGCCTGACACCCCGTTAACCCCATTCCGTAACGGCAACGGAGGCGCTACTATAGCGCCTCTTTTTTTTGCTGCGGGCCGAATATGCGTGTATTGCTGGCACCCATGGAGGGGGTTCTTGACTCCCTGGTGCGCCAACTCCTGACCGGGGTTAACGACTATGACCTGTGTATCACCGAGTTTGTCCGGGTGGTGGACCAGTTACTGCCGGAGAAGGTATTCACCCGGCTGTGCCCGGAGCTGAATAACCACAGCCGCACCCCCTCCGGTACGCGGGTACGCATCCAGTTGCTGGGCCAGCACCCCCAGTGGCTGGCGGAAAACGCCCACCGGGCCGCTGAGCTGGGCTCCTGGGGGGTGGATCTGAACTGCGGTTGCCCGTCAAAACTGGTCAACGGCAGCGGCGGCGGGGCGATGCTGCTCAAAGATCCGGAGCTTATCTACCGGGGGGCAAAAGCCATGCGCGAGGCGGTACCGGCCCACCTGCCGGTAACGGTAAAAGTGCGCCTGGGCTGGGAGAGCAGCGAACATAAGTTTGACATTGCCGATGCCGTACAGCAGGCCGGAGCCACGGAGCTTGTGGTGCACGGGCGCACCAAAGCAGACGGCTACAGCGCGCAGGCTATCGACTGGCAGGCGATTGGCGAGATCCGCCAGCGGCTGACCATTCCGGTTATCGCTAACGGTGAGATCCGCGACTGGCAGTCCGCCCGGGAGTGTATGGCGGTGACCGGCTGCGATGCCCTTATGGTCGGGCGCTGGGCGCTGAATATTCCCAACCTCAGCCGGGTTATCAAGTATAACGAGCCCCCCATGAGCTGGCCCGGTGTGGTGGCCTTGCTACAGCGCTATTCCCGGCTGGAGAAAGCCGGGGATACCGGCATGTATCATGTGGCGCGCATTAAGCAGTGGCTGGGGTATCTGCGCAAAGCGTACCCGGAAGCCACGGCGCTCTTTAGCGAAGTGCGGACCTTAAAAACCGCCGGGGAGATCGCCCGGGTTATTCTGGCGCAGTAAAACGCGCCGCGTTATTTACTGCTCTGTGAAGGGGCGCGGCGCTTACGGCGCCGGCGCATCCACAGGCGCAGCCCCACCACCAGTGCCAGCACGATGATCAGCCAGATCCAGTGGCGCAGATGCTGGTTCAGATCGTGCAGCCAGGGGCCAATCAGCTCCCCGCCCAGATACCCCAGCGAGGTAAAAATCAGGCTCCACAACACCGCGCCCAGGATATTCAGCGGCAGAAAAACCCGCGGCGGCAGGTGGCTGGCGCCAATCAGCACGGGGCCGATAATCCGGAAGCCGTACATAAAGCGTGTGCCTATCACAAACAACTTCGGGTGGCCGGTAATCAGGCGCTGGGCCTGGCCGATTTTTTTCCGGTAGCGGGTAAAGCGATTCAGAATCCGGGTGCCAAATTTGCGCCCCAGCAGATACAGCACCTGGTCGCCAATCATTCCGCCCAGCGCCACCGACAGCACCACCAGAATAAACTGCAATAGCCCCTGGTGTGCCGCCACACCGCCTAAAATCGCGAAAGTTTCGCCTTCAGCCATGCAGCCGATGAGCAGGGCCGCATATCCCCAGTGCGCAATAAGAGCGTTGAAATCCATAAAAAAGAAAACCAGCGTGAGGTGAGAATCATCACCGTAAAGCATACACCTTAATTCCCGGCCTGCGAATAATCCGCGCCGGGCCTGCCGGTGGCGGCAAGTGGTAACAAGATATGTGGGCAAAAAGTAAACGAAAGGGGATGCGTTATACTTGCTGATGATGGGTGTTATTGGCGAGATAACCAGGAGGCCTGTATGAACCATATCTGGGGACTTATCTCTCATCCTGCCCGGGAGATGCAGGATATCAAGCGTGAAAATGAAACGGTCAGCCACCACTATGTGCACCATGTCCTGATTATGGCGGCAATACCGGTGGTTTGTGCGTTTATCGGCACCACGCAACTGGGCTGGAATTTCGGCAGCGGCACGAGCGTACGCTTATCGCTCACGACCGGATTTGTCCTTGGTGTGGTGTTCTATGCCCTGATGCTGGCCGGGGTTGCGGTGATGGGGCGGGTTATCTGGTGGATGGCCCGGGACTACCCCCGGCGGCCTTCGCTGGAGCGCTGCATGGTGTTTGCCGGATACGTGGCAACGCCGCTGTTTTTAAGCGGTATTGTCGCCCTGTATCCACTGGTGTGGCTGTGTGTGCTGGTGGGGGCGCTGGCGCTGCTGTATACCGGCTATCTGCTGTATGTGGGGATCCCGTCGTTCCTGAATATCAGCCGCGAAGAGAGTATTAATTTCTCCAGCTCCACCCTGGCTATCGGGGTGCTGGTGCTGGAGTGTCTGCTGGCCATCACGGTGATTTTGTGGGGCTACGGGTATCGTTTATTCTGAATGTGATGCAAAGCCGTGCGATTGGGCGGCTTTGCCGCATTTTGCAAAGATTCCGGGCTGGCGGGGATTATCCTGTGCGGAGTATGATAGGCAGCCAGCTTCGTTGACCTGTGCGGCGCGGGGCGGTGTACATGAACGTACAACAATAAACATCACTTAAAAAGTCACCATGTCGAGAAAATTCCGCCATTCGCTGTTCAGCATGATGCTGGTGGCCGCAATCCCTTTTGCGCCACAGATTGCCCTTGCAAAAGCCCCCTCCGCGCCTGTTCAGGCAAACCAGCCGCAAATTGCCTCCGGCAGTGCGATGGTGGTGGATCTGCAAACGAATAAAATACTCTACGCCAGCCACCCGGATCGGGTACGGCCGATGGCCTCTATCACCAAGCTGATGACGGCGATGGTCACGCTGGATGCCGGGCTCCCGCTCAGTGAGATGCTCAAAGTCGACATCAGCCATACCCCGGAGATGAAAGGGGTCTACTCCCGGGTGCGGCTCAACAGCCAGATAAGCCGCCGCAATATGCTGCTGCTGGCGCTGATGTCCTCGGAAAACCGCGCGGCCGCAAGCCTCGCGCACCATTATCCCGGCGGCTATGATGCGTTTATCCGCGCCATGAACGCCAAAGCCAAAGCGCTGGGCATGACCCACACCCGCTATGTGGAGCCCACCGGGTTATCGGTGCACAACGTCTCCACCGCCCGGGATCTGACCAGACTACTGATGGCGACCCGTAACTACCCGCTGCTGGGTGAGCTGAGCACCACCCGTGAAGATCAGGCCACCTTCGCCAGCCCCGCCTATACGCTGCCGTTTCGTAACACCAACCACCTGGTCTACCGGGATAACTGGGATATTCAGCTGACCAAAACCGGCTTTACCAACGCGGCGGGCCACTGCCTGGTGATGCGCACCACCATCAATAACCGCCCGGTGGCGCTGGTGGTGATGGACGCCTTCGGGAAGTATACCCACTTTGCAGACGCAGGCCGCCTGCGTACCTGGCTGGAAACCGGCAAAGCGTCTAAAGTCCCGGCGGAAGCACTGCAGTATAAAAAGCAGAAATCAGGGCTGATTGCGAAAAACAGCGAGTAATCGGCAAGGGTGCCGGGGAGAGCGTACCCCCCGGCAGGTCTGTCAGTGGTGTGAGTGATCTTCACAGCACCCGGCGTAGTGTTTCTTCTTACTGGTTTTGCCGATCCCCGGGTTCATACTGTTGGTGGGATCGTTCTGATGGTAAAAATCCACCAGCGCAGGCGGCGCTTCATACAGATGCCCGACGTTATGTTCCGCCGGGTACTGGGCGCCGCGCTCGCGCAGCAGGGCCAGCATCTGCTCTTTCACCTCGTGGGGATCGTGGCCTTTTTTAACGATGTAGTCCTGGTGGAATACATGGCATAAGAAGTGGCCGTAGTAGAGCTTGTAGGTCAGCTTGCTGTCTATCTCTGCAGGCAGATGCTCAAACCAGTCTTCATCGTTGCGGCGCAGGGCAATATCCAGCGCCAGGATATCTTCTACCTCATCCGTGTGTACCGCGTGGTAACGAATGGCGGCCCCGGCGGCGGCAAAGCGGTGCAGGAAGGCTTTGGCCCCTTCAGTGGCGGTACAGGCAAAGAAATCCCCCTCTGCGTCTTTGAAAAACTCCGTCAGCCAGGTTTGTGCTTCATTAATCCCGTCACCGGACATCTTTAACAGCAGGTGGTGCTCATACTTGTCGCGCCAGGTCTGCATCCGCTCCGGCAGGTGGCGGGGGAAGAGCTTACCCAGCTTCTGCATAAAGCGGTCAGTAAAGTACGGTTTAACGAACGGCACTTTCGCCAGTGCCGCATCGGTGCGCCCTTTCAGGGTGAAGAAGAACGGCATCTTGTCGGTGCCGAGCTTATCGATCATCAGGAAGGTGTCTTTACCGTACACGGCGGCGATATCGTAGATATCCCGGTGCATATACTCACCGGCCACCGGCAGGTTGCTGAAGTTCGCCAGAATATGGCGGCGGATCTGGCTCAGCACGGCGGGCTGGTTGGTGCCGATATAAAATACCTGCTGGCGTTTTTCCGCCGGGAAGGTGTCCAGCCGCACGGCAAATACCGCCAGCTTACCGGCACAGCCGGAGGCCTCAAACAGGTGGGTGGGGTCCGCGTTGAAACGGGCCGGGGTGTCGGCATCAACATCCCGGACCCGGGCCTCATAGTGGTGATCAGACCCCTGGCGGCCGTCGTGTTCGATATCCGCAGGCTGAATTTGCCCGTCGTCCAGGCGCCCGAGGATCTGCTCCGGGGTGCTCCCCAGGTTGATCCCCAGGTGGTTAACCAGCTGCAGTTTGCCCTCTTCATCAATGCGCGCATACAGCGCCATTTCCGTATAGGCCGGTCCGCGGTGCACCAGGGCGCCGCCCGAGTTATTACAGATCCCGCCAATGACCGAGGCACCAATACAGGAGGAGCCGATAACCGAGTGCGGCTCACGGCCCAGAGGTTTGAGGGCCTTTTCCAGCGAGTAGAGGGTCGAGCCCGGCCAGGCGAGCACCTGCTCCCCTTTGTCCAGCAGTTGCAGGTGGTCAAGACGCAGGGTACTGATGATAACAATCTCGCGATCGTAATCATTGCCGCTGGGGGTTGAGCCTTCAGTCAGCCCCGTGTTGGCCGCCTGCATCAGAATGATTTTGTCTGCGCTGACGCAGGCGCTCAGCACGCGCCACATCTCCAGCAGTGTGCCGGGGAAGACCACGGCCAGAGCATCCCCCTGGCCGGAACGAAAGCCTTTACGGTAGCGGGCGGTTTTTTCCGGGTCGGTCAGAACATGGCTCTTTCCCACCAGGCGCGATAATTCGGAGATAAGCGTTTTGTTGTCTATTGTTGTGTTCGCTGTCATTGTCCACTCCTTGTGGCGGTTTCAGACATGGCCCTAAGCATAGCGCCGCGAAAAGAGTTTATGCTATTAAATTAACTGATTCATCAGCCACTAAGCAGTATAACGTGCTTTTTACCGGCCCCCGGCTGTGTCACACTGCCGGTTTGCTTCGCTGTTACTACTGTTCGCGCCGAAAACAGGAGAACCATAGAGATGAACTGGCGTTTAGCGGCCGCAGTTGCCGCCTGCCTGAGCCTGGCTCCGGCCCTGGCCGGGACCAGCCCCTTCGGGCAACACCCCCTGACGGTACAGGCGCGCGATGCGTTTGTGTCTGACCTGCTGACCAGAATGACGAACGATGAAAAAATCGGTCAGTTGCGGCTTATCAGCGTAGGCCCGGATAACCCGAAATCGGCCATCCGCGACATGATTAAGCAAGGCCAGGTGGGGGCGATTTTTAACACCGTGACCCGCCAGGATATTCGCGCCATGCAGGATCAGGTGATGGCGCTCAGCCGTCTGAAAATCCCGCTGTTTTTTGCCTATGACGTGGTACACGGCCAGCGCACAATCTTCCCCATCAGCCTGGGGCTGGCTTCGACCTTTAACCTTGATACCGCAAGCATTGTCGGCCGGGTTTCAGCCTATGAAGCGGCAGACGATGGCCTGAATATGACCTGGGCGCCGATGGTGGATGTCTCGCGGGATCCGCGCTGGGGCCGGGTTTCTGAAGGCTTTGGTGAAGATACCTTCCTGAGTTCTGCCATGGGCCAGGCGCTGGTGACCTCAATGCAGGGCAAGAGCCCGGCAGAGCGCTACTCGGTGATGACCAGCGTGAAGCACTTTGCCGCCTACGGCGCCGTGGAAGGGGGAAGAGAGTACAACACCGTCGATATGAGCCCCCAGCGCCTGTTTAATGACTATATGCCGCCCTATAAGGCCGCGCTGGATGCGGGCAGCGGCGGGGTGATGGTGGCGCTGAACTCGGTTAACGGCACCCCTTCCACCGCCGACAGCTGGCTGCTTAAAGATCTGCTGCGCGACCAGTGGGGCTTCACCGGTATTACCATCTCTGATCACGGTGCTATCAAAGAGCTGATCAAACACGGCGTGGCCCGGGATCCTGAAGATGCTGTGCGGGTGGCGCTGAATGCCGGTATCAATATGAGCATGAGCGACGAATACTACAGCAAATACCTGCCGGGCCTGCTGAAAAGCGGCGCTGTCAGCCAGCAGGCGCTGGATGACGCCACCCGCCATGTGCTTAATGTGAAGTACGATATGGGGCTGTTTAACGATCCCTACAGCCACCTGGGCCCCCGGGAGAGCGACCCGGCAGAGACCAACGCAGAAAGCCGCCTGCACCGGGAAGCGGCCCGCCAGGTTGCCAGAGAGAGCCTGGTACTGCTAAAAAACCGCCTCAACACGCTGCCGCTGAAAAAGTCCGGCACTATTGCGGTCATCGGCCCGCTGGCCGACAGCAAGCGCGACATGATGGGCAGCTGGTCCGCCGCCGGGGTGGCAGAGCAGTCAGTCACCGTATTGCAGGGGATTAAAAACGCCCTCGGGGAGCAGGCGACCGTCCGCTATGCCAGAGGGGCGAATGTCACTGACGACCAGGGCATAGTGGCCTTCCTTAACCAGTATGAACCGGCGGTCACCATTGATAAACGCACCCCGCAGGCCATGCTGGATGAGGCGGTAAAAACCGCCAGCCAGTCAGATGTGATTGTCGCGGTCGTGGGGGAGGCCCAGGGGATGGCCCATGAGGCCTCCAGCCGCACGGATATTTCCCTGCCCGCCAGCCAGCAGGCGCTGATTGCGGCACTGAAAAAGACCGGCAAACCGCTGGTGCTGGTGCTGATGAACGGCCGCCCGCTTACGCTGGTAAAAGAAGACCAGCAGGCAGACGCCCTGCTGGAGACCTGGTTTGCGGGCACCGAAGGGGGCAACGCCATTGCGGATGTGCTGTTCGGGGATTACAACCCCTCCGGCAAGTTGCCCATGTCGTTCCCGCGCTCGGTCGGGCAGATCCCGGTGTACTACAGCCACCTGAGCACCGGGCGGCCATATAACGCGGATAAACCCAATAAATACACCTCCCGCTATTTTGATCAGGTCAATGCGCCGCTGTACCCCTTTGGCTACGGGCTGAGTTACACCACGTTCAGTGTCTCGCCGGTGCGCATGTCGGCCCCGTCAATGGACAAGCAGGGCAGTGTGACCGCAAGCGTTACGGTGACCAATACCGGCAAGCGGGAAGGGGCCACGGCGGTACAGCTGTACCTGCAGGACGTGACCGCCAGCATGAGCCGCCCGGTGAAGATGCTGCGCGGCTTCAAAAAAGTGGCCCTTAAACCCGGCGAGGCGACCACGGTCAGCTTCCCGATAGACGTTAACGCGCTGAGCTTCTGGAATGCCCGGATGCAGCACGCCGCCGAACCGGGGGCCTTTAACGTTTA
This Shimwellia blattae DSM 4481 = NBRC 105725 DNA region includes the following protein-coding sequences:
- a CDS encoding 3-hydroxybenzoate 6-monooxygenase — translated: MAKVKSAIIVGGGIGGAATALSLARKGIDVMLLEKAHEIGEIGAGIQLGPNAFSALDSLGVGEIARQRAVFTDHISMMDAVDAEQVVRIETGQAFRDHFGGPYAVIHRVDIHATVWEAALRHPGVQYRTATQVVEIRQTGDNVTVWDDKGNSWTADILLGCDGVKSVVRQSLLGDTPRVTGHVVYRAVVDEADMPDDLRINAPVLWAGPHCHLVHYPLRGGKQYNLVVTFHSREQEEWGVRDGSKEEVMSYFQGIHPRPRQMLDKPTSWRRWSTADREPVAKWGNERVTLIGDAAHPVAQYMAQGACMALEDAVTIGKALEQCDFDAARAFALYESVRIPRTARIVWSTREMGRIYHAAGVERQVRNLLWKGKNQQEFYRALEWLYGWKEENCLTPR
- the dusC gene encoding tRNA dihydrouridine(16) synthase DusC — encoded protein: MRVLLAPMEGVLDSLVRQLLTGVNDYDLCITEFVRVVDQLLPEKVFTRLCPELNNHSRTPSGTRVRIQLLGQHPQWLAENAHRAAELGSWGVDLNCGCPSKLVNGSGGGAMLLKDPELIYRGAKAMREAVPAHLPVTVKVRLGWESSEHKFDIADAVQQAGATELVVHGRTKADGYSAQAIDWQAIGEIRQRLTIPVIANGEIRDWQSARECMAVTGCDALMVGRWALNIPNLSRVIKYNEPPMSWPGVVALLQRYSRLEKAGDTGMYHVARIKQWLGYLRKAYPEATALFSEVRTLKTAGEIARVILAQ
- a CDS encoding DedA family protein, producing MDFNALIAHWGYAALLIGCMAEGETFAILGGVAAHQGLLQFILVVLSVALGGMIGDQVLYLLGRKFGTRILNRFTRYRKKIGQAQRLITGHPKLFVIGTRFMYGFRIIGPVLIGASHLPPRVFLPLNILGAVLWSLIFTSLGYLGGELIGPWLHDLNQHLRHWIWLIIVLALVVGLRLWMRRRRKRRAPSQSSK
- a CDS encoding Yip1 family protein; protein product: MNHIWGLISHPAREMQDIKRENETVSHHYVHHVLIMAAIPVVCAFIGTTQLGWNFGSGTSVRLSLTTGFVLGVVFYALMLAGVAVMGRVIWWMARDYPRRPSLERCMVFAGYVATPLFLSGIVALYPLVWLCVLVGALALLYTGYLLYVGIPSFLNISREESINFSSSTLAIGVLVLECLLAITVILWGYGYRLF
- the pbpG gene encoding D-alanyl-D-alanine endopeptidase, translating into MSRKFRHSLFSMMLVAAIPFAPQIALAKAPSAPVQANQPQIASGSAMVVDLQTNKILYASHPDRVRPMASITKLMTAMVTLDAGLPLSEMLKVDISHTPEMKGVYSRVRLNSQISRRNMLLLALMSSENRAAASLAHHYPGGYDAFIRAMNAKAKALGMTHTRYVEPTGLSVHNVSTARDLTRLLMATRNYPLLGELSTTREDQATFASPAYTLPFRNTNHLVYRDNWDIQLTKTGFTNAAGHCLVMRTTINNRPVALVVMDAFGKYTHFADAGRLRTWLETGKASKVPAEALQYKKQKSGLIAKNSE
- the dld gene encoding D-lactate dehydrogenase — its product is MTANTTIDNKTLISELSRLVGKSHVLTDPEKTARYRKGFRSGQGDALAVVFPGTLLEMWRVLSACVSADKIILMQAANTGLTEGSTPSGNDYDREIVIISTLRLDHLQLLDKGEQVLAWPGSTLYSLEKALKPLGREPHSVIGSSCIGASVIGGICNNSGGALVHRGPAYTEMALYARIDEEGKLQLVNHLGINLGSTPEQILGRLDDGQIQPADIEHDGRQGSDHHYEARVRDVDADTPARFNADPTHLFEASGCAGKLAVFAVRLDTFPAEKRQQVFYIGTNQPAVLSQIRRHILANFSNLPVAGEYMHRDIYDIAAVYGKDTFLMIDKLGTDKMPFFFTLKGRTDAALAKVPFVKPYFTDRFMQKLGKLFPRHLPERMQTWRDKYEHHLLLKMSGDGINEAQTWLTEFFKDAEGDFFACTATEGAKAFLHRFAAAGAAIRYHAVHTDEVEDILALDIALRRNDEDWFEHLPAEIDSKLTYKLYYGHFLCHVFHQDYIVKKGHDPHEVKEQMLALLRERGAQYPAEHNVGHLYEAPPALVDFYHQNDPTNSMNPGIGKTSKKKHYAGCCEDHSHH
- the bglX gene encoding beta-glucosidase BglX — protein: MNWRLAAAVAACLSLAPALAGTSPFGQHPLTVQARDAFVSDLLTRMTNDEKIGQLRLISVGPDNPKSAIRDMIKQGQVGAIFNTVTRQDIRAMQDQVMALSRLKIPLFFAYDVVHGQRTIFPISLGLASTFNLDTASIVGRVSAYEAADDGLNMTWAPMVDVSRDPRWGRVSEGFGEDTFLSSAMGQALVTSMQGKSPAERYSVMTSVKHFAAYGAVEGGREYNTVDMSPQRLFNDYMPPYKAALDAGSGGVMVALNSVNGTPSTADSWLLKDLLRDQWGFTGITISDHGAIKELIKHGVARDPEDAVRVALNAGINMSMSDEYYSKYLPGLLKSGAVSQQALDDATRHVLNVKYDMGLFNDPYSHLGPRESDPAETNAESRLHREAARQVARESLVLLKNRLNTLPLKKSGTIAVIGPLADSKRDMMGSWSAAGVAEQSVTVLQGIKNALGEQATVRYARGANVTDDQGIVAFLNQYEPAVTIDKRTPQAMLDEAVKTASQSDVIVAVVGEAQGMAHEASSRTDISLPASQQALIAALKKTGKPLVLVLMNGRPLTLVKEDQQADALLETWFAGTEGGNAIADVLFGDYNPSGKLPMSFPRSVGQIPVYYSHLSTGRPYNADKPNKYTSRYFDQVNAPLYPFGYGLSYTTFSVSPVRMSAPSMDKQGSVTASVTVTNTGKREGATAVQLYLQDVTASMSRPVKMLRGFKKVALKPGEATTVSFPIDVNALSFWNARMQHAAEPGAFNVYIGLDSARVQQGEFTLK